One Curtobacterium sp. MCLR17_007 DNA window includes the following coding sequences:
- a CDS encoding ABC transporter ATP-binding protein codes for MTTPVLEARDLTRTYGRGSTRFDALKGVSLAVHQGESLAIVGKSGSGKSTLMHLLALLDRPSTGEVLLDGADAASLSARQVNRTRNSTFGFVFQQFFLTPKTSVLDNVVLPLKIAGVSGAERKRRGMAALDALGLADKARSDANDLSGGQKQRVVIARALVGEPSVIFADEPTGNLDTNTGEIVEDLLFGLQRERGITLVVVTHDEELAARCDRSVNVRDGLIVGGSEDGAPAPAAAAPAAAAPTAPGQPEHHGRHSA; via the coding sequence ATGACGACTCCCGTGCTCGAGGCCAGAGACCTCACGAGGACCTACGGCCGCGGTTCCACGCGGTTCGATGCACTGAAGGGGGTGTCCCTCGCCGTGCACCAGGGCGAGAGCCTGGCGATCGTGGGCAAGTCCGGGTCCGGCAAGTCGACGCTCATGCACCTGCTGGCGCTGCTCGACCGGCCCTCGACGGGCGAGGTCCTGCTCGACGGAGCGGACGCCGCGTCGCTGAGTGCCCGCCAGGTCAACCGCACACGGAACAGCACGTTCGGCTTCGTGTTCCAGCAGTTCTTCCTGACGCCCAAGACCTCGGTGCTCGACAACGTCGTGCTCCCGCTCAAGATCGCCGGCGTCTCCGGGGCCGAGCGGAAGCGCCGGGGCATGGCGGCACTCGACGCCCTCGGGCTGGCGGACAAGGCCAGGAGCGACGCGAACGACCTGTCCGGCGGACAGAAGCAGCGCGTCGTCATCGCCCGGGCACTGGTGGGGGAGCCGAGCGTCATCTTCGCCGACGAGCCCACCGGCAACCTCGACACGAACACGGGCGAGATCGTCGAGGACCTGCTGTTCGGCCTGCAGCGCGAGCGGGGGATCACGCTCGTCGTCGTCACGCACGACGAGGAGCTCGCCGCGCGGTGCGATCGGAGCGTCAACGTGCGCGACGGGCTCATCGTGGGCGGGTCGGAGGACGGCGCGCCCGCGCCGGCAGCCGCTGCGCCCGCCGCCGCTGCGCCCACTGCCCCGGGCCAGCCCGAGCACCACGGAAGGCACTCCGCATGA
- a CDS encoding ABC transporter permease, with amino-acid sequence MTDVLVEPAATTGKTTRSGSWKPLVIQPVAILVVLAAFAVWLATADLTATERSTLNPSGLLSLTWQHVQLTIVSTVIVLVVAIPLGIVLTRGPLRRASGFILAIANFGQAAPAIGLVVLLAFWLGFSFWAAVVALVLYAILPVLRNTIIGIESVDGRLVEAGRGMGMSAFSVLVKVELPLAVPVMLAGIRTALVLLVGSAALATFIGAGGLGLLITTGVNLFLPKVLVSGALLIALLALSIDWLGRIVETVARPKGLR; translated from the coding sequence ATGACTGACGTCCTCGTGGAACCGGCCGCCACCACCGGCAAGACCACGCGCAGCGGGTCGTGGAAGCCGCTCGTCATCCAGCCCGTCGCGATCCTGGTCGTGCTCGCCGCGTTCGCCGTCTGGCTGGCCACGGCCGACCTGACCGCGACGGAGCGGTCGACGCTCAACCCCTCCGGCCTGCTGTCGCTCACCTGGCAGCACGTGCAGCTGACCATCGTGTCGACCGTCATCGTGCTCGTGGTCGCGATCCCGCTCGGCATCGTGCTGACCCGCGGACCGCTGCGCCGGGCCAGCGGCTTCATCCTGGCCATCGCCAACTTCGGGCAGGCGGCACCCGCCATCGGTCTGGTCGTCCTGCTCGCGTTCTGGCTCGGGTTCTCGTTCTGGGCCGCCGTCGTGGCGCTCGTGCTCTACGCGATCCTGCCGGTGCTCCGCAACACCATCATCGGCATCGAGAGCGTCGACGGCCGCCTGGTCGAGGCCGGCCGTGGCATGGGCATGAGCGCCTTCTCGGTCCTGGTGAAGGTCGAACTGCCCCTCGCCGTGCCGGTCATGCTCGCGGGCATCCGCACCGCCCTCGTGCTGCTGGTCGGGTCGGCCGCGCTGGCGACCTTCATCGGCGCCGGTGGGCTCGGGCTGCTCATCACCACCGGCGTGAACCTGTTCCTGCCCAAGGTGCTGGTGTCCGGAGCGCTCCTCATCGCGCTGCTCGCGCTGTCCATCGACTGGCTCGGCCGCATCGTCGAGACCGTCGCACGACCGAAGGGACTCCGATGA
- a CDS encoding DinB family protein, with product MSPAVDSPVPDDVPAVRSAVHGDTLAGIGNARLSDEGTRPVTDAATVKSTLHRYLQKHRAALVGKLDGLAERQARWPVTPTGTNVLGVVKHVASVQVEYFGAVFGRPFPDLPPWMREGAAPDADMYATLDETVADVVAFHHASAAHADATIAALDLDARGVVPWWPEEVRDVTLHRVLVHMAYETARHAGHVDIVREMLDGLAGDGDGNLADRSPAAWQDWREHLVGIAEQAGLRSAGL from the coding sequence ATGAGCCCCGCTGTCGACTCCCCCGTGCCCGACGACGTGCCGGCAGTGCGGTCGGCGGTGCACGGCGACACCCTCGCCGGCATCGGGAACGCCCGGCTGTCGGACGAGGGGACGCGGCCGGTGACCGACGCCGCCACCGTGAAGTCGACCCTGCACCGGTACCTGCAGAAGCACCGGGCAGCACTGGTCGGCAAGCTCGACGGGCTCGCGGAGCGCCAGGCTCGGTGGCCGGTCACGCCGACCGGCACGAACGTCCTCGGCGTGGTCAAGCACGTGGCATCGGTGCAGGTGGAGTACTTCGGGGCGGTGTTCGGGCGTCCGTTCCCGGACCTGCCGCCCTGGATGCGCGAGGGTGCGGCCCCCGATGCCGACATGTACGCGACGCTCGACGAGACCGTGGCCGACGTCGTCGCCTTCCACCACGCCAGCGCCGCGCACGCCGACGCCACCATCGCGGCGCTCGACCTCGACGCCCGCGGGGTCGTCCCGTGGTGGCCGGAGGAAGTGCGCGACGTGACGCTGCACCGGGTCCTGGTGCACATGGCGTACGAGACTGCACGGCATGCGGGACACGTCGACATCGTCCGCGAGATGCTCGACGGGCTGGCGGGCGACGGCGACGGCAACCTGGCGGACCGGTCGCCCGCTGCGTGGCAGGACTGGCGGGAGCACCTGGTCGGCATCGCGGAACAGGCGGGCCTGCGGAGCGCTGGGCTGTAG
- a CDS encoding GNAT family protein: protein MAAYGRDLGDGYTLTLRDLTTVRPVHDLVLANLDRLRAAEPWAWGPQTLAGTERYTEHMLGQYAMDRSLPCVVREQDRIVGAASLAFDTYLGQASLGYWVDAGLEGRGVARRAASALVEVARARGAHRVEIRTAADNVRSRGLAERLGFTHEGTLRSGMPLGERRVDVAVYGLVL, encoded by the coding sequence GTGGCGGCGTACGGACGGGACCTCGGTGACGGGTACACACTGACGCTGCGCGACCTGACGACGGTGCGTCCGGTGCACGACCTCGTGCTCGCGAACCTCGACCGTCTGCGGGCCGCCGAACCGTGGGCGTGGGGACCGCAGACGCTCGCGGGCACCGAGCGGTACACGGAGCACATGCTCGGCCAGTACGCGATGGACCGGTCGCTGCCGTGCGTCGTCCGCGAGCAGGACCGCATCGTCGGCGCGGCGTCGCTGGCGTTCGACACCTACCTGGGGCAGGCGTCGCTCGGGTACTGGGTCGACGCCGGACTGGAGGGCCGCGGGGTCGCCCGGCGCGCGGCATCGGCCCTCGTCGAGGTCGCGCGGGCGCGGGGCGCGCACCGGGTCGAGATCCGGACGGCGGCGGACAACGTGCGCAGCCGTGGGCTGGCCGAGCGGCTCGGGTTCACCCACGAGGGGACCCTGCGCAGTGGCATGCCGCTGGGGGAGCGACGCGTCGACGTCGCCGTGTACGGACTGGTGCTCTGA
- a CDS encoding ABC transporter permease, with protein sequence MFQYVVERWSQIWFASWQHFSLVVQCTVLATVIAVVLAALVYRSPRFRSVANEVSTIGLTLPSFAVIGLLLVPLGFGVVPSVVTITFFAALPILRNAVVGLSEISPAVVESARGIGMGRFRTLVQVELPMAWPIILTGVRVSAQMVMGVAAVAAYALGPGLGGFIFSGLSRLGGANALNSVVVGVVGVVLLALVLDLLLLGLGRLTTSRGIRVQH encoded by the coding sequence GTGTTCCAGTACGTCGTGGAGCGATGGAGCCAGATCTGGTTCGCGTCGTGGCAGCACTTCTCACTGGTCGTCCAGTGCACCGTGCTCGCCACCGTCATCGCCGTGGTGCTCGCAGCACTCGTCTACCGCAGCCCGCGCTTCCGGTCCGTCGCGAACGAGGTGTCGACCATCGGGTTGACGCTGCCGTCGTTCGCCGTGATCGGCCTGCTGCTCGTCCCGCTCGGGTTCGGCGTCGTGCCGTCCGTGGTGACGATCACCTTCTTCGCCGCCCTGCCGATCCTGCGCAACGCGGTCGTCGGGCTGAGCGAGATCTCCCCTGCCGTCGTCGAGTCGGCCCGCGGCATCGGCATGGGTCGGTTCCGCACGCTCGTGCAGGTCGAACTGCCGATGGCGTGGCCGATCATCCTCACCGGCGTGCGCGTCTCCGCGCAGATGGTGATGGGCGTGGCCGCGGTCGCCGCCTACGCGCTCGGCCCGGGGCTCGGCGGCTTCATCTTCTCCGGCCTGTCGCGACTCGGCGGTGCCAACGCGCTCAACTCCGTCGTGGTGGGTGTGGTCGGTGTCGTCCTGCTCGCCCTCGTCCTCGACCTGCTCCTCCTCGGCCTCGGCCGTCTGACCACCTCGCGAGGTATCCGTGTCCAGCACTGA
- a CDS encoding SpoIIE family protein phosphatase, whose translation MTTTTDQSSTRRTAAVEALGILGSGPEERFDRITRMTQQAFGVPLSFLNLVHHDVVTAQSTQGWQQGGSAPSDQVFCSVTVMHDGPVTVRDATLDPRFKDMAAVREQGIRFYAGAPLSMPDGTQVGTLCIMDAEPRDLSAEELELLTDLARWAERELGHAMDLDRVRRVLAGMTPDPVEVPGHDLQVVTSARESSGDVADWRLAADGTLRLTIGSVSAAGRAAALLASTIRSAVVARTDVELGSDGPALETQIGDDLAASGAVGSLFQVRVEPDTGRMVFVDAGHGLALHLGADGTHTVLRTLDLPIGLQRGSARTHVEGTLEPGDRLVLFTDGVFALDGLPDIDAVATLAVDAGPDFADRALALLPTAPDADVTVAVLTRRPVG comes from the coding sequence GTGACCACCACCACGGATCAGAGTTCCACCCGCAGGACCGCTGCCGTCGAGGCCCTCGGCATCCTCGGCAGCGGTCCCGAGGAGCGCTTCGACCGGATCACCCGCATGACGCAGCAGGCGTTCGGGGTCCCGTTGAGCTTCCTCAACCTCGTGCACCACGACGTCGTCACCGCGCAGTCGACGCAGGGGTGGCAGCAGGGGGGCAGTGCCCCGTCCGACCAGGTCTTCTGCTCGGTGACCGTCATGCACGACGGCCCGGTGACGGTCCGCGACGCCACACTCGACCCGCGGTTCAAGGACATGGCGGCGGTCCGCGAGCAGGGCATCCGCTTCTACGCGGGCGCCCCGTTGTCGATGCCCGACGGGACGCAGGTCGGCACGCTCTGCATCATGGACGCCGAGCCCCGCGACCTGTCCGCCGAGGAACTCGAGCTCCTGACGGACCTGGCGCGCTGGGCGGAGCGCGAGCTCGGACACGCGATGGACCTGGACCGGGTCCGCAGGGTCCTGGCCGGGATGACGCCCGACCCGGTCGAGGTCCCCGGCCACGACCTGCAGGTGGTGACGTCGGCACGCGAGTCATCCGGGGACGTCGCCGACTGGCGCCTCGCCGCGGACGGCACGCTGCGCCTGACGATCGGGTCCGTGTCGGCTGCGGGTCGCGCGGCTGCCCTGCTCGCGTCGACGATCAGGTCGGCCGTCGTGGCGCGCACCGACGTCGAACTCGGGTCGGACGGTCCGGCGCTCGAGACCCAGATCGGCGACGACCTCGCCGCGTCGGGAGCCGTCGGGTCGCTGTTCCAGGTGCGGGTCGAACCCGACACCGGACGGATGGTGTTCGTCGACGCGGGGCACGGCCTGGCGCTGCACCTGGGTGCGGACGGCACGCACACGGTCCTGCGCACGCTCGACCTGCCGATCGGCCTGCAGCGGGGGTCGGCGCGCACGCACGTCGAGGGGACCCTCGAGCCCGGTGACCGGCTCGTGCTCTTCACCGACGGCGTGTTCGCACTCGACGGTCTCCCGGACATCGACGCCGTGGCCACGCTCGCCGTCGACGCGGGCCCGGACTTCGCGGACCGTGCCCTGGCGCTGCTGCCGACGGCGCCGGACGCCGACGTCACCGTCGCGGTGCTGACCCGCCGACCGGTCGGGTGA
- a CDS encoding ThuA domain-containing protein, producing the protein MTNIVVWNENVHESRGDEIVLGHYPNGIHTVVADALRQHHPDADVTTATLQEPEHGLTQERLDATDVLFWWGHVAHDQVADEVVQRVVDAVHAGMGLVVLHSGHYSKPFKWLMGTTCSLKWRNDGERELVWTTAPEHPIAEGVPHPIVIDRQEMYGEYFDIPRPDEEVFLSTFAGGEVFRSGVAYRRGRGRVFYFSPGDQEYPVYHHADIQRVLANAAGWAAPTTPRRTLSADPHPRDWFLAPGAGRQDG; encoded by the coding sequence GTGACCAACATCGTCGTCTGGAACGAGAACGTGCACGAGAGCCGCGGGGACGAGATCGTCCTCGGGCACTACCCGAACGGCATCCACACCGTGGTCGCGGACGCGCTGCGCCAGCACCACCCCGATGCCGACGTCACGACCGCGACGCTGCAGGAGCCCGAGCACGGGCTGACGCAGGAACGCCTGGACGCCACCGACGTCCTGTTCTGGTGGGGGCACGTCGCGCACGACCAGGTCGCCGACGAGGTCGTGCAGCGCGTGGTCGACGCCGTCCACGCCGGCATGGGCCTCGTGGTGCTGCACTCCGGGCACTACTCGAAGCCCTTCAAGTGGCTGATGGGCACCACGTGCTCGCTGAAGTGGCGCAACGACGGGGAGCGCGAGCTGGTGTGGACCACGGCGCCCGAGCACCCGATCGCCGAGGGCGTGCCGCACCCGATCGTCATCGACCGGCAGGAGATGTACGGCGAGTACTTCGACATCCCCCGACCCGACGAAGAGGTCTTCCTGTCGACGTTCGCCGGCGGCGAGGTCTTCCGCTCCGGTGTCGCCTACCGCCGCGGTCGCGGACGGGTGTTCTACTTCTCGCCCGGCGACCAGGAGTACCCGGTGTACCACCACGCCGACATCCAGCGGGTCCTGGCGAACGCGGCCGGCTGGGCAGCCCCGACGACGCCCCGCCGGACACTGAGCGCCGACCCCCACCCTCGGGACTGGTTCCTGGCTCCGGGTGCGGGTAGACAGGACGGGTGA
- a CDS encoding ABC transporter permease, protein MNFLDLLRTAVGNTFRSKLRTTLTVIAIFIGAFTITLTSAIGTGVGNYIDTQVASIGDTGTLTITKTADTGSTDGGPAKYDPDESNQSVNRGPASFAYLSQSDVDAIKKISGVTDVRPAVALSPKYAEYDGNGKYVVALTANAGEIKADLAAGKQLDDDASANQVILPTNDLKSLGLGSAEAAVGKQLTFAVDDYQGTEHTLTATVVGVQNESLFGGGAGANAALTDAMQSAQETGKPSSIATSYASASATLASGASASTVKSALSKDGYTGQTIQDQLGQFQTVINGIVGILNAFAVIALVAAGFGIINTLLMSVQERTREIGLMKAMGMGGGKVYTLFSLEAVFIGFLGSAIGAGVAIALGTGISNVLAGTVLKDLPGLQILQFAPSSVITIILVVMAIAFLAGTLPARRAARQNPIEALRYE, encoded by the coding sequence ATGAACTTCCTCGACCTGCTGCGGACCGCCGTCGGCAACACCTTCCGCTCGAAGCTCCGCACCACGCTCACCGTCATCGCGATCTTCATCGGCGCGTTCACCATCACGCTGACCTCGGCGATCGGCACGGGCGTCGGCAACTACATCGACACCCAGGTGGCCTCCATCGGCGACACCGGGACGTTGACGATCACCAAGACCGCCGACACCGGGTCGACCGACGGCGGGCCCGCGAAGTACGACCCGGACGAGTCCAACCAGAGCGTCAACCGCGGTCCGGCGTCGTTCGCGTACCTGTCCCAGTCAGACGTCGACGCCATCAAGAAGATCTCGGGCGTGACGGACGTCCGCCCGGCCGTCGCGCTGTCGCCGAAGTACGCCGAGTACGACGGCAACGGCAAGTACGTCGTCGCCCTGACCGCCAACGCCGGTGAGATCAAGGCCGACCTGGCCGCGGGGAAGCAGCTCGACGACGACGCGTCGGCCAACCAGGTGATCCTGCCGACCAACGACCTGAAGTCGCTCGGGCTCGGCAGTGCGGAGGCCGCCGTCGGCAAGCAGCTGACCTTCGCGGTCGACGACTACCAGGGGACGGAACACACCCTGACCGCCACGGTCGTCGGCGTGCAGAACGAGTCACTGTTCGGCGGCGGTGCGGGGGCGAACGCGGCCCTCACCGACGCCATGCAGTCCGCGCAGGAGACCGGCAAGCCGTCGTCGATCGCGACCTCGTACGCCAGCGCCTCGGCCACGCTGGCATCCGGCGCGTCGGCCTCCACCGTCAAGAGCGCGCTGTCGAAGGACGGCTACACGGGCCAGACGATCCAGGACCAGCTCGGCCAGTTCCAGACGGTGATCAACGGCATCGTGGGCATCCTCAACGCCTTCGCGGTGATCGCCCTGGTCGCGGCCGGGTTCGGCATCATCAACACGCTGCTGATGAGCGTCCAGGAGCGCACCCGCGAGATCGGGCTCATGAAGGCGATGGGCATGGGCGGCGGCAAGGTCTACACGCTCTTCTCGCTCGAGGCCGTCTTCATCGGCTTCCTCGGGAGCGCGATCGGCGCCGGTGTGGCGATCGCACTCGGGACGGGGATCTCGAACGTGCTCGCCGGGACCGTGCTCAAGGACCTGCCCGGGCTGCAGATCCTGCAGTTCGCACCCTCCTCGGTGATCACGATCATCCTCGTCGTGATGGCCATCGCGTTCCTGGCCGGCACACTGCCCGCACGCCGCGCGGCACGCCAGAACCCGATCGAGGCCCTGCGCTACGAGTAG
- a CDS encoding glycine betaine ABC transporter substrate-binding protein — translation MTTRSRTTRRLAATLVAGAAALALTGCGLQPAASFVPAAGPGSIERIDDLPEGAHITVTSKNFTEQLVLGKIGVLAAKAAGFDVTDETNVPGSVAVRQLMTGHDADMTYEYTGTAWLTYMGHKEGIPDKTEQWQAVRKEDAGNGLTWLKPAPMNNTYAFAVRKEAVEELGGITKLSQIGDLPKDQRTFCVESEFNSRADGFKPMLEKYGLELGGSGDNGIPKGNVDILDTGTVYTATDRGRCNFGEVFTTDGRIKSLGLDVLQDDEGFFPAYNVAPVLDSATLEEYPQLRGVYNQISPKLTDAVLQELNRQVDVEGREPADVAFDWMVDEGFISKG, via the coding sequence ATGACGACCCGCTCACGCACGACCCGTCGCCTGGCCGCGACGCTCGTCGCCGGTGCCGCCGCCCTGGCGCTGACCGGCTGTGGCCTGCAGCCCGCCGCATCGTTCGTCCCCGCCGCCGGACCGGGCTCCATCGAGCGCATCGACGACCTGCCCGAGGGTGCCCACATCACCGTCACGTCGAAGAACTTCACCGAGCAGCTCGTGCTCGGCAAGATCGGCGTGCTCGCGGCGAAGGCCGCCGGGTTCGACGTCACCGACGAGACGAACGTCCCGGGCAGCGTCGCCGTCCGCCAGCTCATGACCGGGCACGACGCCGACATGACGTACGAGTACACCGGCACCGCGTGGCTGACCTACATGGGCCACAAGGAGGGCATCCCGGACAAGACCGAGCAGTGGCAGGCGGTCCGCAAGGAGGACGCCGGCAACGGCCTGACCTGGCTGAAGCCCGCACCGATGAACAACACGTACGCGTTCGCGGTGCGGAAGGAGGCGGTCGAGGAGCTCGGCGGCATCACGAAGCTGTCGCAGATCGGCGACCTGCCGAAGGACCAGCGCACGTTCTGCGTCGAGTCCGAGTTCAACTCGCGTGCGGACGGCTTCAAGCCGATGCTCGAGAAGTACGGGCTCGAGCTGGGTGGCTCGGGCGACAACGGCATCCCGAAGGGGAACGTCGACATCCTCGACACCGGCACGGTCTACACGGCGACGGACCGCGGACGGTGCAACTTCGGCGAGGTCTTCACGACCGACGGTCGCATCAAGTCCCTCGGGCTCGACGTGCTGCAGGACGACGAGGGCTTCTTCCCCGCGTACAACGTCGCGCCCGTGCTCGACAGTGCGACGCTCGAGGAGTACCCGCAGCTGCGCGGTGTCTACAACCAGATCTCGCCGAAGCTGACCGACGCGGTGCTGCAGGAGCTCAACCGCCAGGTCGACGTCGAGGGGCGCGAACCCGCCGACGTCGCCTTCGACTGGATGGTCGACGAGGGCTTCATCAGCAAGGGCTGA
- a CDS encoding ABC transporter ATP-binding protein, translating into MSTTDAPVAADGDVTGRSILLDTVTKRYAGQSKPAVDGITLEIPAGKIVMLVGPSGCGKTTTLKMINRLIEPTEGRIVVGDDDVTAIDGDELRRRMGYVIQAGGLFPHMTVAANIAIVPKMLGWSKDRIAARVDELLDLVSLDPDTYRDRFPRELSGGQQQRVGVARALAADPPVLLMDEPFGAVDPITRQRLQDELLRIQEELHKTIVIVTHDFDEAVKLGDWIVIFSEGAHIVQYDTPERILAEPANEFVENFIGSGAGLKQLTLNRVRDVEVVDAVTCSPGEEAKAVLQRMREAGGHGHAVVVDRRQRPIGWPSRRQLERLDRIPEGIEPDLPVVGEAATLNDALDTMLVSSAGAALVTGRRDSFRGVITVETVMDAITRSRAAAAEEQAYTPVGTNTNPIETMPAPATVGGSADD; encoded by the coding sequence ATGTCCACCACCGACGCACCCGTGGCCGCCGACGGCGACGTCACGGGCCGCAGCATCTTGCTCGACACCGTCACCAAGCGGTACGCCGGGCAGTCGAAGCCCGCCGTCGACGGCATCACGCTCGAGATCCCGGCCGGCAAGATCGTCATGCTCGTCGGCCCCTCGGGCTGCGGCAAGACGACGACGCTCAAGATGATCAACCGCCTGATCGAGCCCACCGAGGGCCGGATCGTGGTGGGCGACGACGACGTGACCGCCATCGACGGCGACGAGCTCCGTCGGCGGATGGGCTACGTGATCCAGGCCGGCGGGCTCTTCCCGCACATGACCGTCGCGGCGAACATCGCGATCGTCCCGAAGATGCTCGGGTGGTCCAAGGACCGGATCGCCGCCCGCGTGGACGAGCTCCTCGACCTGGTGTCGCTCGACCCCGACACCTACCGCGACCGCTTCCCCCGTGAGCTCTCCGGCGGGCAGCAGCAGCGCGTGGGCGTGGCCCGTGCCCTCGCCGCGGACCCGCCCGTGCTGCTGATGGACGAGCCCTTCGGTGCCGTCGACCCGATCACCCGGCAGCGCCTGCAGGACGAGCTCCTGCGCATCCAGGAAGAGCTGCACAAGACGATCGTGATCGTCACGCACGACTTCGACGAGGCCGTGAAGCTGGGCGACTGGATCGTGATCTTTTCCGAGGGCGCGCACATCGTGCAGTACGACACCCCGGAGCGCATCCTGGCCGAGCCCGCGAACGAGTTCGTCGAGAACTTCATCGGCTCCGGCGCCGGGCTGAAGCAGCTCACGCTGAACCGGGTGCGCGACGTCGAGGTCGTCGACGCCGTCACCTGCTCGCCCGGCGAGGAGGCGAAGGCCGTGCTGCAGCGCATGCGCGAGGCCGGTGGGCACGGGCACGCCGTGGTCGTCGACCGTCGGCAGCGCCCGATCGGGTGGCCGTCGCGCCGTCAGCTCGAGCGCCTCGACCGCATCCCCGAGGGCATCGAGCCGGACCTGCCCGTGGTCGGCGAGGCCGCGACGCTGAACGACGCGCTCGACACCATGCTCGTCTCGAGCGCCGGTGCCGCGCTGGTCACCGGGCGCCGTGACTCCTTCCGCGGCGTGATCACCGTCGAGACCGTGATGGACGCGATCACCCGGTCCCGCGCCGCAGCGGCCGAGGAGCAGGCGTACACGCCGGTCGGCACGAACACCAACCCGATCGAGACGATGCCCGCGCCGGCCACCGTCGGGGGGTCCGCGGATGACTGA
- a CDS encoding TetR/AcrR family transcriptional regulator produces the protein MPETAPTPALGLRDRKRIETRHRIAESARSLALEQDIDHTTIEQIAARADISPRTFFNYFDSKEDAVLGHTELDLSPETLADHLRAVAGEPAAQAVVDLAFLVFGETFGDERERETRKEVLVRFPQLMRRQVARMTTVAEAMTGAVRTVLERDPAWGPEAATPQAAEMLLGMVMTALRSAARHEGTDPDEVRVTVAALIRDTAARISAA, from the coding sequence ATGCCCGAGACCGCGCCGACCCCTGCACTCGGTCTCCGTGACCGCAAGCGGATCGAGACGCGGCACCGGATCGCCGAGTCCGCCCGCTCGCTGGCACTCGAGCAGGACATCGACCACACCACGATCGAGCAGATCGCCGCGCGAGCCGACATCTCGCCGCGCACCTTCTTCAACTACTTCGACAGCAAGGAGGACGCGGTCCTCGGGCACACGGAGCTCGACCTGTCGCCGGAGACCCTCGCGGACCACCTGCGCGCCGTCGCCGGGGAGCCCGCAGCGCAGGCCGTGGTGGACCTGGCCTTCCTGGTGTTCGGCGAGACCTTCGGCGACGAGCGCGAGCGCGAGACGCGGAAAGAGGTCCTGGTGCGGTTCCCCCAGCTGATGCGTCGGCAGGTCGCACGGATGACGACCGTCGCCGAGGCGATGACCGGCGCCGTCCGCACGGTGCTCGAGCGGGATCCCGCGTGGGGGCCGGAGGCTGCGACCCCCCAGGCCGCCGAGATGCTGCTCGGGATGGTGATGACCGCGCTCCGGAGTGCCGCCCGGCACGAGGGCACGGACCCGGACGAGGTCCGGGTGACCGTGGCGGCGCTGATCCGCGACACGGCGGCGCGGATCAGCGCGGCCTGA
- a CDS encoding aminoglycoside phosphotransferase family protein, whose product MPTPAAEHTVDATLVRALLADQHPDLAALPLTVAANGWDNVIVRLGDTLAVRLPRRSAAAELVEHEQRWLPELARQVAAVVPVPAPVRTGRPALGYPWSWSVVPWLPGTVVGERLGGVVLAEALAAFVRLLHVPAPSDAPVNPVRAVPLATRTDAVLHRLRSEDVPRAPELAALWRTAASAPTHAGPPVWVHGDLHPFNVLVEPGPDGDRLSAVVDFGDVTAGDPAVDLATAWLTLDREARAVFLERVAVDDATRMRARGWAVSIASALWTSDDRAFRTVGVRGMAAALDG is encoded by the coding sequence ATGCCGACACCCGCCGCCGAGCACACCGTCGACGCGACCCTGGTGCGCGCGCTCCTGGCCGACCAGCACCCCGACCTCGCCGCGCTGCCGCTCACGGTCGCCGCCAACGGGTGGGACAACGTGATCGTCCGCCTCGGGGACACGCTGGCCGTCCGACTCCCCCGCCGTTCGGCCGCCGCCGAGCTCGTCGAGCACGAGCAGCGATGGCTCCCCGAGCTGGCCCGGCAGGTCGCCGCCGTCGTCCCCGTGCCCGCGCCCGTCCGCACCGGCCGTCCGGCGCTCGGCTACCCCTGGTCGTGGAGCGTCGTGCCCTGGCTGCCGGGGACGGTGGTGGGTGAACGGCTCGGCGGCGTCGTCCTGGCCGAGGCGCTCGCCGCGTTCGTCCGCCTGCTCCACGTCCCGGCGCCGTCGGACGCCCCGGTGAACCCGGTCCGCGCGGTGCCCCTCGCCACCCGGACGGACGCCGTCCTGCACCGGCTGCGGTCGGAGGACGTGCCCCGGGCTCCGGAGTTGGCCGCCCTCTGGCGGACCGCGGCGTCCGCACCGACGCACGCCGGGCCTCCCGTCTGGGTGCACGGCGACCTGCACCCGTTCAACGTGCTCGTCGAACCCGGACCGGACGGCGACCGCCTGTCGGCGGTCGTGGACTTCGGCGACGTCACGGCCGGCGACCCCGCCGTCGACCTCGCCACCGCCTGGCTGACGCTCGACCGGGAGGCACGGGCCGTCTTCCTGGAGCGCGTCGCGGTCGACGACGCGACCCGGATGCGGGCCCGCGGCTGGGCCGTGTCCATCGCATCGGCCCTGTGGACCAGCGACGACCGCGCGTTCCGGACCGTCGGTGTGCGCGGGATGGCAGCGGCTCTCGACGGGTGA